Part of the Triticum urartu cultivar G1812 chromosome 2, Tu2.1, whole genome shotgun sequence genome, ataaactttaccattttgtttgggaaccgcctataatgtgtgtagcatggaagatatcgccatctctcggttgttatgttgacaatgaaagtataccgctcaaaatactattcatatctatttcaaaatcgagctctggcacctctacaaatccctgcttccctctgagaagggcctatccatttacttttatgttgagtcatcatccttttattaaaaagcaccagttggagagcaccgttgtcatttgcatccattactgttagtgtacattgagtatgacttgactggatctcttttaccatgaattacaatgtctagtcagtccttgatctttaaaggtgctttggatttatgttttgcggtctcagaaaggtctagcgagataccatcctgttatatcatatcatgattgtcttgagaaagtgttgtcatctgagatttattattatttctcgctagatgattatgtcattgatatgagtaaacatgagacctaaatgttattgtgactATGGTtggttcataatctttgctgaaaacttgaatgttggcttgacatatttacaacaacaagagcaaacagagtttgtaaaaaaaattctttatcactttcagtttatcaactaaattgcttgaggacaagtaaaggtttaagcttgggggagttgatacgtctccgtcgtatctacttttccaaacacttttgcccttgttttgaactctaacttgcatgatttgaatggaactaacccggactaacgctgttttcagcagaattgtcatggtgttatttttatgcagaaataaaagttttcggaatgacctgaaaatcaacgaagaattattttggaatatataataaatattggaaagaagatccacgtcaggggggcctccacctgtccacgagggtgggggcgcgcccccactgcctcgtgggccccctgacgctccaccgacctcaaccttgactccatatattcactttcggggagaaaaaaccagagaggaggaatcatcacgttttacgatacggagccgctgccaagccctaaactttctcgggagggctgatctggagtccgttcggggctccggagaggggaatccgtcgccatcgtcatcatcaaccatcctccatcaccaatttcatgatgctcaccgccgtgcgtgagtaatttcatcgtaggcttgctggacggtgatgggttggatgagatttatcatgtaatcgagttagctttgttagggtttgatccctagtgtccactatgttctgagattgatgttgctatgactttgctatgcttaatgcttgtcactagggcccgagtgccatgatttcagatctgaacctattatgttttcatcaatatatgagagttcttgatcctatcttgcaagtctatagtcacctattatgtgttatgatccgttaaccccgaagtgacaataatcgggatacttaccgatgatggccgtagtttgaggagttcatgtattcactatgtgttaatgctttggtctggtactctattaaaagaaggccttaatatcccttagtttccaataggactccgctgccacgggagggtaggacaaaagatgtcatgcaagttcttttccataagcatgtatgactatattcggaatacatgtctacattacattgatgaactgaagctagttctgtatcaccctaggttatgactgttacatgatgaaccgcatccggcataattcttcatcactggtccattgcctatgagctttccatatattgttcttcgcttatttacttttccgttgctactgttatcctcactataaaacaccaaaaatattacttttgctacatttaccttttaccaccgttaccactactatcatattactttgctactaaataccttgctgtagatattaagtttccaggtgtggttgaattgacaactcagctgctaatacttgaggatattctttggctccccttgtgtcaaatcaataaatttggattaaatactctaccctcgaaaactgttgtgatctcctatacttgtgtgttatcACTGTGCCGCTCCCGCCGGGTCCTCCTGGAGATCCAGTGCGCGCGCCTTCGCTCCGTACGCGCCGGCGACGGCCACGCGGTAGGCTGGCTTCAGCGGCCGCCGCTTGTCAACCCACACGCCGCATGCGAACACGACGCCCGGCCAGCCGGATCCGGACAGGTCCTGGAGCGCGTCGCCCGCGAGGCGCGAGATGGATTCCTCGAGCTCGTCCCGGGTTGGCACGCcgaggaggcggaggagctcCTCCAGGGTGCCCAGTGGGCGCTGGCCACCAGGAGCGTGACGGCCGCGTGGATGGACAGCGGCGAGAAGACGAGGTTGGCGCTACGGTTTTTGTCGGCGAGGCGCTTGGTGaggccggcggcgagctccgtcGGGCCACAGCTGGACTGCGGCGACTTATTGGTCGGCCAGGCCATCATCTCCGCAGAATCCATCAACTTGTTGGTCGACTTGTGAGCCAGGCCAGAAGATGTACGTACATGTACAATTTTATTGGACACAGTATAGATGCAAGCGCTCTTATACACGTGCATACACTCACACCCTAtaaacgcacacacgcacacctaTGACACCTCCGAAAAACTGAGACGACATATCATTTtaaaatttacgaagtcaccgtaggcacctcgtcgtcgacgggaacgtctcctcccactgaatgtcatcgccggaaatcctgaaatgatccaggaataaatgcgagcaccaggacttAAACCCTGGTGGGTTAgggataccacagtccctctaaccatccaacacCACAGGTTAGTTTAATGTTCAGGTACAGTTTGTTAGTGGTGATTTTACTTTGCTTGGCCAGTATATAATGCAGAACGCACGGCGTCCGATTTGATTTGGAGTCGGTTTCGTTCTCTTTCGTATGATGACTTAGTTCAGGCTAATACGACATTTCCTATTGCCAGTACAAAGTCAATGAGATAAGCATTCCCTCCGTCTGAAAATAAATGTCTTAACTTTGTATTAGCTTTACGTAAAGTTGCACTAAGGTAAGAcatttattttgggacggaggaagTACCTTATATTACTTCTACACAATAGCTAAATGTCAATCGACTGAAATTCGAATTTAGGGTAAGTCGATTTTAAGAGTTTGCCAGGAAGGCCGGAAGGAACTCGCCGGAGGGCTACCCATCATCTATCTTAGAGTTGGGGTGGGGGCGGCAGAATGGCGGTGGTGCAATGTCGCCGAGGAAAATCGAAGTTGGGCCACGGTTGGGAGAAGGGCGGGGCGGCCCGGCTGGTGCGGGAGGTGGAAGCCGGCGGTTCGGCCGATGGTACGCAAAGTAGTAGATGAGCAGGAGGTTGAATATGCAATCTCGGCCGTCAGTTTTGTATCCAATGGCTGATAGGAATCGACTGACCTAAATGTTTTTTTCAGGCGACTTGCACCGCACCCTTACTTCTGCTTAAATGCCACCAGTAATAATTATTGTTCAATCCAATCTGCTGAGCAAGCAAGCCAATTTACAACTAGGAGACCAACAGACTGACTTGAATTAGAAGTTGCTGTGGGGTGCAACCGTGAGGGCGAAGGTGTAACCGTCCACTCAATTCAACCGATTGTAACAATATACCATCCCATAGATGCAATTTAACCTGAGACACATTTCATTCAGAATATAAACTGTATACAACAGATAAATTAGGAATAAATGAGCAAATTGAAGTACTAGAACATTTCAAACAGATGATAAGACCTATTGCTTTCAGCTCTACTTGAGTAGAAACTAACATAGAATTCCAGTAACAAACTCCAGCCGATAAATACCCATGTTCATGCAAAATATCATCAACTACCAACTCAAGAAAGCTGAAAGTAGAGGGTAGTTTTGTCCAACTAATGAAAGACTGTAAACATCTTAAGCAGAGGCAGCAGGAGCCTTGGTAGCAGCAGAAAGCTTGGACCTCCTCTTGGCCATGCTCTCACTCCGGCGGTCTCTTTGCTCCTTAAGCCTCTGTGCAAGCAACTTCTGGTACTCTGCAGCCTCTGACTTCTTCTTTGCAATCCTCTTCTTCTTGTCGGCGATTCTCGCGCGCTTCCTCTGGAGGGTCAAGGGTGTCACAAGACGCTGGATCTTGGGAGCCTTGCTCACGGTCTTGCCTGCAAATAACAAACAATATTGTCTGCATAAGAAACAAGTAAATTAAAGACACAATGTGAATTGTAGAGGATGTTTTTCTTTAGCAGGCTCCGGACAAGCATTATGATATTAAGACTTCAAAATTTCTTCAAGAACAATATAAGAGGGTAAAGTAACACAATATAATTCATCAGTAAGCAAACAAATCAAGGAAAGCTCACCCTTCTTGTTTGTGAAGGACCTGCGGTATGTGTTGACATACTGGCGTACATCATCATCCTTGCCAAGGTTGAAGAGCTTCTTGATCTTGGAAGCCCTCTTGGGTCCCCTCATCCTGGGCTTCTCAGTGTCGGTCAGGCCTGGCAGATCATTCTTGCCCTTCTTGACAATCACCAAGTTGATAACAGATAGGTCTTGGCTGACAATGCAACCACGGACAGACTTCCTCCGGCGCTCACCAACACGCCTGCCATGTCCACGGAAGCAAGATGTGCCTACGGAAGTGAGGCAAAAGAAAAAAAGGTAAGAGTTATAGTTTAAGAGAGAGAAAATGTCTGCGAGAAGTACAATGAAAATAGTGTAATacccctgtgaagcagaaggcgaacACGCCCAGGAGTTAACACTCCTTGCTTCATTGGGAAGCCCTGCTTATCGCAGCCACCCATGATCTTGAAGATATAGCCCTCGAATTCCTGAGAAACAGAAAATGATAGATATCTTTAATCAAAACTACTAAAATATCAGCTGCAGGTTGAGTGTGATGAAATCACTTGCCAGTAGATTACCTCACCCAGAAGATCACCAACTACCTCCTGGGAGATCCTCTTGTCATAGAGGTTCCGCCTGTAGTTATATGAAACTATTAGATATCCTATCAAAAAAACAGAGGGTAAACTCCCAACTGTTATTATTCTGACAAACAACAGACTAAATTCCTACTACTATATTGATCGTTGACTACTAAAAGCCTCAACTCAACATTGTTCATGGTATCACAGGGTACATAGTTTACCATGTTCCCCAAAATTAACAGTACTGAGCATCACAAGATAGTTGAAACTATTCGTTGTTAACTGATACTATGCTAGAGAGAAAATCATCAGACATAACTGGCTGCACCACAGACAAGTAGCAATAACATGAATTTGTGGGATGGGTGTAGTTTCTATGCTTAGCCCTCTGTTTTGCACTAATGCTAGCTCagaacacatatatataggttAAGAGTACACAGTCAATTCAAACCATGCATTTGTATGTGCTCAAGTATACATGTACATTAAATGTGCTACGTTTGAACAACATACAGACAAAGACTGTTGTGACATAGTATAGTTATCAAAACTGTTACAAGAACAACCACCTCAACGCTGACAGAACCTCCATTCTAGTTCTCAACAACAGCAAAAGCTTCTAATCATTATTCAAGATCTCTACAGCAGAAAAAGTTCTCAACATGATTCTAATCGCAGCATAACATGATTCTAGTTTCCTACAAATAATAGTTGCGACAAATCCAATCTAACAATGTAACAGAATAGATTCTCCACAGCCAACACGCCAAGTGTTAGATGCACAAGACAACAGATTTAACCGAGTCCACCAAACTAATAAAGGCCGGCCACAAGGATCCAAACTGAATAGCAACGCAATTTCGAAGAGTGGTGTGGTGACTACACGACGCGGGTCTAAAGAAAGAATGTGGGGCTGAGAAACACTCACAGCTTCATGTCGTCATCGATCTCCACCTTCTTCTGGCACCCCGTGGTGGGGTTCGCGATGTTCAACTGAAACCAACGCAAAAATAACACGAATCAGGCGCCCGCACAAACGCAGATCGCATCGGAGCACGACGGGAGGTGAGTAGCAGGTGCGTACCTTCATGGTGAAGTTGCGGCGCAAGCTCGCGGGCCGCGAGCTGGGGAGCGGTGgtgcgtcggcggcggcggcgcgggcgctagggtttgggggcgAGGATGCGTGCGTGGGGAAGATGTGATGAGCTTATAAAGGTCGGGGGCGTCGGGGAGAAGTGGAGTGGGCCGTTAGGGTCCAGCCTGCGGCTGCTCGGTTGATCTGGGCCATTCTCAGCGCAGATGGGTTGGGCAGGATTGACCGGCCTAAAGTTTCTCAAAAGAAAAAAGACTAACCGGCCTAACGTGTAAAATGGGCCTATGCCCGCACATGCTTCACACGGTCCCTTAAAAAAAAGGTTCCCCTAAAAAACATAAATAAAGAAGGTTGcctaaaaagaaataaagaaggGGATGTATTCCCCTAAACATTATGGTATGGAATAAAGTGTGACTATTTTAATATGGTTTGTGGCTTCATTAGCCTTGTTTATTTCTCTATTGCACAAATTGCTGGGGAAGTTGCTATTTGATCATTGTGTGGTTTTCACAAAAGTTCTTGTGTTTTAGCTGTCGTACTGTAGATTTTTGGTTTTGGCTAGAATAGATGTTTCAATTTCCCAGGATGCATATATCAGTTGGCCAGCATGCATGTTCAGTTGCATAGTCAATGTGTTCAGTTGGCTAGAATAGATGTTCCATTTTCTCAGATGCATATATCAGTTGGCCAGCATGCATGTTCACTTGCACAGCCAATGTGTTCAGTTGGCTAGAATAGATGTTTCAGTTTTCCAGGATGCATATATCAGTTGGCCAGCATGCATGTTCAGTTGCACAGTCAATGTGTTCAGTTGGCTAGAATAGATGTTTCAGTTGGCCAGGATGCATATATTAGTTGGCAAGCATGCATGTTCAGTTGACTAGAATCATATTTTAGTTGGACAGAAAATATGTCTTAGTTGGCTTGCTGAACACATCCAGGGGGGAAGGGGAAACTTGCCTGGCATGTATGTTAGAAAACATGTTCAGTTTTGATCTCAAACCATGTTTAGTGTGCAGATACACTCATGGGAGGTGGGGGTGGTGTGATGTTGACAATGGGGTGATGTGGCAGATCCACTCCTCTTTTGAAGCAACCTCTTCATGGATTTGCTGATAAATCCATGGAGAAGGGTGTTTACAGATGCAGTACAAGAAGGAGGAGAACTGAAGAAGGGCAGAGAGTAATTACTTGCCTGATGTTGCTGTATGGTATGGCTCTGATCACCCTGCCCTTAGATCAATTTCTTGAAAcagtttcttttatttttgggCTGCCATGGCGGCTGTACAAGAGGAGAAAGAAGGAGCCTTGGATCCCTTTCTTTTGTGGAGAAGAAGGTAGTATGGGAGGGGCTGGGGCGTGGGGGCGAGCGGGCGTGGGAGGGGCTGGGACGTGGGGGCGAGTGGGCGTGGGGACAACTGGCCATGTGGGGATCGTCTTTTCTGTTCTGGATTGGGCGCTCCATCCTCTCGGTTTGGTGGCCGTCTGTCCCCTTCCTTTTCTGTACCGCATGGGGACAGGGCTTAACTTTTTAGGCCGGCCGCTCGATTGCACTAGTGGGCAGCCGGCCACCCACTAGACACATCCTAAAAAAAGGTTTCCCTAAAATATATAAATAAAGAAGGTTGCCTAAAAAGAAATAAATAAAGTCATCTTTGTATTGCCCTTAAAATTATGATATGAAATAAAGTGTGTTGTTCTTCAAGAAAAAAGAAACTTTGCCTCAAAAAAGAATTTAAAAATAAAGAAGGTACTATGAAAATTAATGTTGATGGTGTTGTGGGTAGACAACTGGACATGGAGATAGAGGTGTTGCTGCTATGATTTATCGTGATGGGTATAACTACATGGGCTCGTTGTCGATTACTTTCATGGGTATAACTGATGTGCCAAAGCTAGAAGCTCTTGCATGTCGCGAGGCAGTGGCATCGGCAACAAACTTAAACATCTCTCAGGTCCTAATTTTTTTGGATTGTGCCACTGTGATTAAAAGACGTTGAAGCGTGTCAAGGCGGGAGACATGCAACAATTATTCAGTGGATTTGTGTTGGATCACTAGAATTTGTGGATTGTAAGTTTGTGCATGAAAGTAGGGCTCAAAACATTGAGGTTGGTACCGTATCTAATTTTTCATTATCTTTAGGAGTTGGAAGGCATGTGTGGTTTCTTCAACTTCATTATGCTGTAATGATTCCGATGAGTTTATATGAATAAAGAGTTGTTATGCCcgtaaaataaataaataaataagctCACTTAAAAAAACTCCCCTAAAAAACTTAAAAAACATAAATAAAGACGCTGATTTCAACAAAAGAACATAAAGAAGCTCATGATTCTCAATAGGAAAAAACATAAAGATGCTTGAGTTTCTCAGAAAAAAAACTAATCTGCTTGGTCCAGAGAGGTGTGGTTCTGTTTTACTTTTGGTTTGGAACATGAAATACTCTAGTTACCCCAAAAATAAATTTGAACATTCTAGCTGCCCTAAAAGAAAGGGAAATACTCAATACTAGGTTTTTAAATTGCAATACTAAAGTAGTTTACAATAGTAGTACAAACCCCTGTAAAAATAGCATCAGCACAAAACCCGGTGAGATCGTAATAACAAAAAGTAGCATAGGATGAACACAAGATGGATCAACAATTAGGACGATCCCTCCAACTAATATAAACTGCTGcccgcaaacaaacaaacaaaaaaccTACTCCCTCCGACCCATATTATACTTGTCGCTGGTTTAGTACAACTTTTCGGAGGGAGTAATATAAACTGCTCAAGCACAATGAGAAGCAAATCACCAGGAATCCAGCTGAGGACACCAAACACATATGGAAGTGTAGTTATACTTATATTTTATCCACAGCGTCACTACCAACAACGGTTACAGAAAACAGATGTAATCATACAACAGCACAGCGCAACCCTCTGAAACAAACGACATAACAGAAGGATGAACACATTACAAACACAAAGGCCACACCACCAAGGGGAACCGCCACGCCTGCTCGTCACAACGCGCACACGAAGTCGCCGCTGTCCTCGATGTCCGCGTCGACGTCGTCTATGTCGTCGAGCTCCATGCTCCCTAGCCCGGGCACCGACAGCTGCCCGGCGAACTTGGAACCGTCGCCCGGTATCCGCGCCTCCTGGATGATGGCCATGATCTCCTCCAGGGTCTGCGGGGGAGCGTTGACGCCGACCATGTGCAGGCTCATCTGGTACTCGTCGGTCATCTCGATCGGCAGATTCTTGAGGAACCACGGGTGGTTCTTGATCTCTTGGATGGTTATTCGCTGCAGGAAGTAGCTGGTGAGAATGCAGGTATTCAGCGTTTCTGTTTGGAAACATAGCTGTTTGGGGAGAGGGATTACTTGCTCAGGGTTTGCCACGAAAATCCGGGACAGCAAATGTCTGCACTCCATCGAAATCCGGACGTAATCAGGTACCGAGTATTGTACGCTGAGTATCCTCTGCAAGGATCTTATAAACTTTTACTCCCAAGCATAATTAATGGCATGCGCTGAGTGAAGCAAAATGGAATGAGGATATGGTGCAGCTGATTGTTGGATGAACTCACAGTAATTGTCTTGCGGAAATTCTTCGGTTCGTCTGGGTCCTCAAAAGGATAAGCGCCGACAAGCATCACATATAGTGTTACTCCACAGGACCAGACATCAGCGACCTGAATTGCACAGTGATGTTTGAAGGTTTCAGGTGAAGGATCATGAACACTTGACAAGAGAAACAGTAAATAGAAATTACCTTTCCATCATATTCCCTTCTAGAAAGGACCTCAGGGGCGATGTAGGCAGGAGTACCGACGGTCGATTTTGGCTGAGAGTGCAACACAGAGGACTGAAAAGAAGATGTATGGGTAAGTATACTGGCTTAGTTAGTAAGCAGGTGATTATAAATGTCATAATCTGCTATGGATTACCTTGGAGTAACCGAAATCACATATCTTGAGCCGGGGTGCTTCGCTCCCATCCAGGAGCGTATTTTCTAGTTTCAAATCTCTATGACATATTTGCTGCAGTGGTAACAGGATATGGTTATGTGCTATGTGCTACTTCTAGGTTGCTCTTGTAACTTAATTTGAAATAGTTGTGTACCATGGAATGGCAATAGCTAACTCCAGAAAGCAATTGTTGGAAGAAGAACCTAGCCTGTTGATAAGAATGAATAAGTCGATAAATCATCAATACAATGGCATGCATGTAACTATTAATTATCATAAATTGTGATGAATATCGTATACCTCATTCTCGCTAAATCTTCCAGAACCACAGATCCTTTCAAATAGCTCACCGCCAGCAGCGTATTCCATAACTATGGCCAAATGTGTGGGAGTTAGCACAACCTGAAAAACTAAGTGATCTCTGTTAAGTCCTGCAATCTGGATATGATAATAGATTCATACTTTGAGAAAATAAGACACTGATTTTTAGTGCTCCTAGGAAATAAAAGGAGTTAAACTGAGAAAATCCTTGGTCGATTTGGACTAACAAAATTATATATTTTTAGGCCAGGTCAAAGTATTAATCAATCGCTTTCATATTTGTACACTTTTACGCAAAGGTGGGGGACTATTGAAGCAAAGCTTCTTTTGAGACAATACCATTACAAGCATAACTACCTGGAATAAATATTTCTTATGGTTATGGTGTCTGTCTCTGTCACGTCTTGAATAAAAAAGTATGATTGTGTTCAAATTTAACTATGGTGCTAGAGTTACAACATTTTTTGCTTGTCCATGCATTCACTCGTTCTGAACTGCagttagaatgcatagcatgagCAAGATTTCAAGTCCAAGAATAACATTAACCTGCAACACTTGAACAAGAGGCTATGGTGTCCTACTAGGCCACGGTCGCTTCCAATAGTCATATAATGAAAGTTTACATTGCGGCCCCTAAGCAATTATGGTATCTTCACACAACGTAATGGTGGTCTCAATTCTCAACGCCAGCGGCAGGTCCACAACAGAATTACCCAAGTTAGAGGGCATGCACTAGGACAAGCTACTGAATGCTGATAAGCATCCAATCATCCAACAGAATTAATATGTTCTCACAAACAGTTGAAAAAGCAGCCCACTAGTCATACACATGGAATGAATAAACATAAAATTACCATATAAGCGAGAATAAGGGTCTATCGGAATATTCATAGCCACACCTAGCATATGCTTCAAACTACACAAAATAGGAAAACCACTGTGCGCATAAAGTTTAACAATAAAGGTATCCGTCACTACCAAAAGTGTCCTTTCAAACGCTGCAACTAGGATAAAGGTTTTCTTTACATATTCTAATTGTGCTATTCAGGTTAATGGATGGATAACAGATAGGCACCACTTTCTTGCTGGAATGGGTACAGGACAGAAGCCGAGAAGTTGAACATTACATCATATCATGTAtgcatttatttatttattttgtggggggggggggggtcattcTAATGTATGATTTTGAATGCATTTTAAACACTGCTGTTATGAAGTTTGACGAATTTTCAGCAAACACATTGCAATGAAGtttcaaaagaaatgattattttATAAGTAGGCATTAGGacttactccctccgttcctaaatatttgtctttctagaaatttcaaatgactactacatacggatgtatgtagacatattttagagtgtagattcactcattttgctccgtatgtagtcacttattgaaatgcctagaaagacaagtatttaggaacggagggagtagaacaTACGACCTTAGGCCAGAGCTTGGGTCCACACATTTTTGCATCGCTTTTTAAAGCCATTATATGTAACACGTGGTCGGAAAAATTAGAAAAAATGTCTTGAGTTTCCGAAAATCATTGGACTGAGGTAACGCGCATTGTCAGATCCATAAAGATGACACTGGATTCAAATGTTTTGAGTTTGTATCAGTATTTCCATACAGTCAGAAAGAACTTACCTCTTTGAATCTAACAATGTTCGGATGCCTCAGAGATCTGTGGTTCATAATCTCCCTTTGAACATTCTCATCAATCTACGAAAGCAGAAGAATAATAATTAAAGTTCCAGCTGACAAACTAAAGATACTCAAATACCACGCCCAAAATGGCTTACAGAACCCAATTAAGTTAAGGTGAATGGTTTTCTCCACGCGAACAGCGAAACGTGAACAATAAAATGGTCAGAGGTGGTGGATGTAATAGATCAAAAATAATAAATGGTTGTGTGTACATAATGAATATAGCAGTATCATTGATTGAGTGAAAGATGTTGAGAGCCAATGATGATAAGGAAGAAAGGTGGGGGGAATGTCCATAAGAGGCTGAAGTGAACTACAAGTAATAACACATGCTAACCGATATGACCGTGTGAATTAATTAGTAAAGAGGGTTTACCTAACATGACAGTGTTTGCTAACTTCATTTTGTTGAGCAGACAGAAATTTTGCTAATTCTGTACGGGCGTCTACCAGCTTTGTGGAAACTTATTTAACTAACTAACTGTTAACACCTTGAACAAGCCAACCATTGTTCTGCATAATCTAACAAAATGCAACACAATCCAAGGAGGCATTCCAAAATTGGACAGACCATTCACTTGGGCTGCAAAACGGGGCAGGGTATATGGATTTGGTTGGTGATCCTGGTACCAAAGATGAACACTGTGAATAGATGCTTGCCCGATTTACAGCTAAGGTGGACAGGACTTGGACTAATTAGCACCAGGTGAAAATCCATCTGTTTAATCAATATAAAGCGATGAACAGAGGAGCGACTGCATTGACCGGTCAAGTGTGATTTGAGGCCAAGAAACCGaatagcgatgtgaactatatttCGCTCAAAATTCAAGACCATGAATTAAAAGCATCGAAACTCGACTGGGAATTTCAGACACCGAAACAGAGCATGTCGGGCCAGCGGTAGCACAGTGGATCATCGAATCTCTTTACTCCTGAGCAAACTAGTACACCCGGAACCACTCAAGCCAAATACGTAGCACCGAATCAGCAAAACTACTAGTAAGTACTACTCCCAGCTAAACACCAGCAGTCCGGATGAAGAAGCCTCGTCTACGAATCAAGAACTCAAACACAACCTAGGAAAGGGCGGATTAGACACAGAGGGGGATGAATTTAATTCGAGCTCACCTTGTGCCCCCTCTCGATGAACTTGACGGCGAAGAGCTCCTTGGTCCTGACGTCCCGTACCAGCTTGGCCACCCCGAAGTTGCCGGACCCTATGTCCTTGATCACCTCGTACCGCTCCATCCCGGACCCCCtccgtccgtccgtccgtccgtccgCAGCTCGTAGGCACCACTGGAGCGAGAAGCAAGCGGCAGCAGGCCGCCGGTGGCTGCC contains:
- the LOC125536196 gene encoding 40S ribosomal protein S6-2-like, coding for MKLNIANPTTGCQKKVEIDDDMKLRNLYDKRISQEVVGDLLGEEFEGYIFKIMGGCDKQGFPMKQGVLTPGRVRLLLHRGTSCFRGHGRRVGERRRKSVRGCIVSQDLSVINLVIVKKGKNDLPGLTDTEKPRMRGPKRASKIKKLFNLGKDDDVRQYVNTYRRSFTNKKGKTVSKAPKIQRLVTPLTLQRKRARIADKKKRIAKKKSEAAEYQKLLAQRLKEQRDRRSESMAKRRSKLSAATKAPAASA
- the LOC125536194 gene encoding serine/threonine-protein kinase SAPK2, yielding MERYEVIKDIGSGNFGVAKLVRDVRTKELFAVKFIERGHKIDENVQREIMNHRSLRHPNIVRFKEVVLTPTHLAIVMEYAAGGELFERICGSGRFSENEARFFFQQLLSGVSYCHSMQICHRDLKLENTLLDGSEAPRLKICDFGYSKSSVLHSQPKSTVGTPAYIAPEVLSRREYDGKVADVWSCGVTLYVMLVGAYPFEDPDEPKNFRKTITRILSVQYSVPDYVRISMECRHLLSRIFVANPEQRITIQEIKNHPWFLKNLPIEMTDEYQMSLHMVGVNAPPQTLEEIMAIIQEARIPGDGSKFAGQLSVPGLGSMELDDIDDVDADIEDSGDFVCAL